One Paenibacillus crassostreae DNA segment encodes these proteins:
- a CDS encoding Ppx/GppA phosphatase family protein, with protein MMKDTINRIGIIDIGSNSIRLVIYDTTVDGGYRVIKECKSSARLSEKINEQGRLEEQGMDSIVPILKQFKLVCTTFGVNQIRAGATAAIRNASNSDEIIEYLSQQSGIDIHLITGKEEAYFGFLGVINSFDIDDGFIVDIGGGSTEITLFENRRYVSSVSLPFGAVNTNIMFGDRGHWNIDQIQQLRTYVLDKLHEQEWLQSRPGLPLFGLGGTIRSLGKIDQKQCSYSLPTSHHYALETGVINHLYDDLPYLTLEQRKNVNGLSKNRADIIVSGLIIFHTVYQYIQAIRCLISGEGLREGMLHDLLDPVSPVKSNTLDFSIKRLLTFEAQVSPTHLQHLHQLSTTLYDTLREEGDTEEIKKLLYVSIMLYRIGGHINYYQYNQHTHYWIMNTSIRGLTHREIILCGLIASYNTKSRKQKLSVDHMDILLPSDEEWIHKLGSIVQLCIALDQSETQAVQSISTKIVDKTLHLTIRSDVETYIEQEELDRVIKVFKGAWDLKLKVDFPSIS; from the coding sequence ATGATGAAGGATACGATCAATCGGATTGGTATTATTGACATTGGCTCCAACTCCATACGCTTGGTTATTTATGATACAACAGTTGATGGTGGATATAGGGTTATTAAAGAGTGCAAGAGTTCCGCACGCTTAAGTGAGAAAATAAATGAGCAGGGACGACTTGAAGAGCAGGGGATGGATTCAATTGTTCCTATTCTGAAGCAATTCAAGTTGGTATGTACAACATTTGGAGTGAATCAGATTCGTGCGGGTGCAACGGCAGCGATTCGAAATGCTAGTAACTCGGATGAAATCATTGAATACTTATCACAGCAATCAGGAATCGATATCCATCTCATTACAGGAAAAGAAGAGGCCTACTTTGGTTTTCTTGGAGTGATTAACTCATTCGATATTGATGATGGCTTCATTGTGGATATCGGTGGTGGAAGTACTGAGATTACACTATTTGAGAATCGAAGATATGTTAGCAGTGTGTCATTACCCTTCGGAGCGGTTAATACCAATATCATGTTCGGGGACCGTGGGCATTGGAATATCGATCAGATTCAGCAACTTCGCACATATGTGTTAGACAAGTTACATGAGCAAGAATGGTTACAATCAAGACCTGGTCTACCTTTGTTTGGTCTAGGCGGAACGATACGTTCACTTGGTAAAATAGATCAGAAGCAATGTAGCTACTCCTTACCCACTTCACATCATTATGCATTGGAGACAGGTGTCATCAATCATCTATATGATGATCTTCCGTATCTTACGTTAGAACAACGTAAAAATGTGAATGGATTGTCCAAAAATCGAGCTGATATCATCGTATCTGGACTAATTATTTTCCATACGGTATATCAATATATTCAGGCAATTCGTTGTCTGATCAGTGGAGAAGGGCTTCGTGAAGGGATGCTCCATGATTTATTAGATCCAGTTAGTCCGGTAAAGTCCAATACACTGGATTTCAGTATTAAGAGATTATTAACCTTCGAAGCACAAGTTTCACCGACCCATTTACAGCATCTTCATCAATTGTCCACTACCTTGTATGATACATTACGTGAAGAGGGAGATACTGAAGAAATTAAAAAGCTCCTGTACGTTTCAATCATGTTGTATCGTATTGGTGGACATATCAACTATTATCAATATAATCAACATACCCATTACTGGATTATGAATACGTCAATCCGAGGACTTACGCATCGGGAGATCATTCTCTGTGGCTTAATAGCCTCCTACAATACAAAAAGCCGGAAGCAGAAATTATCCGTAGATCATATGGATATATTACTGCCATCCGACGAGGAATGGATTCATAAGTTAGGATCGATTGTTCAATTGTGTATTGCGTTAGATCAAAGTGAAACACAGGCTGTCCAATCTATCTCAACCAAGATCGTTGATAAAACACTGCATCTCACCATTCGTAGCGATGTTGAGACATATATCGAACAAGAAGAATTAGATCGTGTAATCAAGGTGTTTAAGGGCGCATGGGATCTTAAATTGAAGGTAGACTTCCCTTCCATTTCTTAA
- a CDS encoding alpha/beta fold hydrolase, producing the protein MEQSNSIFRAKADRDKFTRAYDETMKLWTVPFEDLMISTCFGDTHIVASGSIEAPAIMLFHGMTFSATMWYPNIESLTRHFRVYAVDTIGDLGKSKNTSPLKTRDEAALWISDVLHGLHLQSAIFMGHSMGGWLSLNFALRYPEKVEKLILLAPASGIYRITPKFMFKVYPAIVFPTESRLRKELSWFMSRTYEPDDQAEQLIHQFIISGMNCVPQIRVMPSVFKDHELQSLSMKILLMVGDQEVIYNYRKMLSKALRLIPNIQSHVVPNAGHALSLENHEYVNDTIIKFLI; encoded by the coding sequence ATGGAGCAAAGCAATTCAATTTTTCGTGCTAAAGCTGATAGAGATAAGTTCACTCGTGCATATGATGAGACAATGAAACTATGGACTGTACCTTTTGAAGATTTAATGATATCCACATGTTTCGGAGATACACACATCGTTGCATCGGGTTCGATTGAAGCTCCAGCAATCATGTTATTTCATGGGATGACTTTCAGTGCAACGATGTGGTACCCGAATATTGAATCTTTAACTAGACATTTCAGGGTGTATGCGGTAGATACAATAGGTGATTTAGGAAAAAGCAAGAACACATCTCCACTGAAAACACGAGATGAAGCGGCTCTTTGGATTTCAGACGTTCTCCATGGCTTACATCTTCAATCAGCTATATTTATGGGGCATTCGATGGGTGGTTGGCTATCATTAAATTTCGCCCTGCGTTACCCCGAGAAAGTAGAGAAGCTAATCTTATTAGCACCAGCATCAGGAATTTATAGAATAACTCCGAAATTTATGTTTAAAGTATATCCAGCAATTGTATTTCCCACAGAATCTCGTCTTCGTAAGGAATTATCATGGTTTATGAGCCGAACCTATGAGCCGGATGATCAGGCCGAACAACTCATACATCAGTTCATCATCTCGGGAATGAATTGTGTACCTCAGATCCGTGTGATGCCTTCTGTCTTTAAAGATCATGAGTTACAAAGCCTTTCTATGAAGATCTTGCTGATGGTTGGTGATCAGGAAGTAATCTATAATTACCGTAAGATGTTGTCTAAAGCTTTACGATTAATTCCTAATATACAGTCCCATGTCGTACCTAATGCGGGTCATGCTTTATCATTGGAAAACCACGAATATGTAAATGATACGATTATCAAATTTCTAATATGA
- a CDS encoding UDP-N-acetylmuramoyl-L-alanyl-D-glutamate--2,6-diaminopimelate ligase — MKLKELIEQLTIYSAQGNVNVDITGISMNSREVKQGDLFVCISGIPGLQEDRHPYIDHAIKAGAVAVIVERDVSANGKVPTIKVPNARFALALLSSHFYGYPSQELKLIGVTGTNGKTTTSHIIEFILGYALYRTGLMGNLGTKIGNTIRKSNLNTQEPHKLQANLARMKECSIDYCVMEVTSQGLDMGRVIGCEFRTAVFTNLTGDHLDYHGTMDNYLMAKASLFARMGNTYSSDPSKQKFAILNVDDPASDVFHNLTTAQVITYGINHSADVMATDIQLTTKGTKFRLVSFAGMETIEYNMIDAFNVYNVLAAIATALAEQIPLRVIRQALSEYTNVTGRMEIIDASQDSLVNVDYAHTTDALKNR; from the coding sequence ATGAAACTTAAAGAACTCATTGAGCAACTAACCATTTATTCAGCTCAAGGAAATGTGAATGTTGACATAACAGGAATAAGTATGAATTCACGTGAAGTGAAGCAAGGTGATTTATTCGTCTGTATATCAGGTATTCCAGGTCTTCAAGAAGATCGCCATCCGTATATTGATCATGCCATAAAAGCTGGAGCGGTAGCGGTAATCGTTGAAAGAGATGTCTCAGCCAACGGCAAGGTACCTACCATAAAAGTGCCGAACGCCAGATTTGCTCTAGCTCTACTTTCTTCACATTTCTACGGTTATCCGAGTCAAGAACTGAAATTAATCGGGGTGACAGGTACCAACGGAAAAACAACGACAAGTCATATCATTGAATTCATCTTAGGTTATGCTCTTTACCGGACAGGTCTGATGGGCAATTTAGGAACAAAGATCGGTAATACTATACGTAAAAGTAACCTCAATACACAGGAACCACATAAGTTACAAGCGAATTTAGCGAGAATGAAGGAATGTTCGATAGACTATTGTGTGATGGAAGTGACTTCTCAAGGTTTAGATATGGGACGAGTTATTGGATGTGAATTTCGTACAGCGGTCTTTACGAATTTAACTGGAGATCATCTTGATTATCATGGTACGATGGACAACTATCTTATGGCAAAAGCTTCGCTATTCGCAAGAATGGGGAATACGTACTCATCTGATCCTTCTAAACAAAAATTTGCTATTCTCAACGTGGATGATCCCGCTTCAGATGTATTCCATAATCTAACTACAGCTCAAGTGATTACATACGGTATTAACCATTCAGCAGATGTGATGGCAACAGACATTCAATTGACCACGAAAGGTACGAAGTTCAGACTTGTTTCTTTTGCGGGTATGGAAACGATAGAATACAACATGATTGACGCCTTTAATGTTTATAATGTGCTTGCGGCTATTGCAACTGCCCTAGCGGAGCAAATCCCGCTTCGTGTCATACGACAAGCATTATCTGAGTATACGAATGTTACGGGACGAATGGAGATTATTGATGCTAGTCAAGATTCTCTTGTGAATGTTGACTACGCACATACAACAGACGCTTTGAAGAATCGTTAG
- a CDS encoding ATP-binding cassette domain-containing protein — MIEVIDIHKRYRGRSILNGVSFTAEKGQITCLIGNNGAGKSTILKAIMGLTPLKSGKIQIDGQSMNTSMYEKVSFIPDHLTMPLSMKLAEGLQFMKDFYLNWNTSRADELMQFFNLDRTERIGNLSKGTAAKYNLVIGLAQDTQYVLMDEPFSGIDMFSRSMIAEVFSSHLIEDRGVLLTTHEIGEMEHLIDKAVLMKDGVIDRDFNCEEMRSEEGKSIVDVMREVYLP; from the coding sequence ATGATTGAGGTTATTGATATTCATAAGCGATATCGAGGTCGATCTATACTAAACGGTGTCTCCTTCACAGCAGAGAAAGGCCAAATCACTTGTCTCATCGGCAATAACGGAGCAGGTAAATCAACGATTCTGAAGGCCATTATGGGATTAACACCACTTAAATCAGGTAAGATCCAGATTGACGGCCAGTCTATGAATACGAGCATGTATGAGAAGGTGTCATTTATCCCAGATCATTTAACGATGCCGCTTAGTATGAAGCTGGCCGAAGGGTTACAGTTCATGAAAGACTTTTATCTGAATTGGAATACAAGTCGGGCTGATGAACTTATGCAGTTTTTTAATTTGGATAGAACAGAGAGAATTGGCAACCTTTCAAAAGGAACAGCTGCTAAATACAATCTAGTCATTGGTCTTGCGCAGGATACACAATACGTATTGATGGACGAACCATTCTCAGGGATTGATATGTTCAGTCGAAGTATGATTGCAGAAGTGTTCTCCAGCCATTTAATCGAAGATCGTGGTGTATTACTAACAACACACGAAATCGGGGAGATGGAGCATTTGATCGATAAAGCTGTACTCATGAAAGATGGAGTGATCGATCGCGACTTTAATTGTGAAGAGATGCGTAGCGAGGAAGGCAAGTCCATCGTTGATGTCATGAGGGAGGTGTACCTACCGTGA
- a CDS encoding GntR family transcriptional regulator, whose amino-acid sequence MKMNEGWTEVTFNGRDPVYLQVVRHFKEQLATGRLEAGQIIPSRRELGAMLKINPNTAQKAYKEMEEQQLIITEGNSPSRITLDEHVLRKIRSELISEAVDAFVGSVRKIDVPVDELLDIVKQKYLERNTIEQQVQEGGDLHD is encoded by the coding sequence ATGAAAATGAATGAAGGCTGGACGGAAGTCACTTTCAATGGCCGAGATCCGGTATATTTGCAAGTTGTCCGTCATTTCAAAGAACAGCTTGCAACCGGTCGGCTGGAGGCGGGGCAGATCATTCCTTCGCGGAGGGAACTAGGGGCAATGCTAAAGATTAATCCCAATACGGCACAGAAAGCGTATAAAGAAATGGAGGAGCAGCAATTGATCATAACGGAAGGAAATTCACCAAGTCGTATTACACTTGATGAACATGTGCTACGCAAGATTCGTTCAGAATTAATTAGTGAGGCTGTTGATGCCTTTGTTGGTTCGGTTCGTAAAATAGACGTTCCCGTAGATGAGCTATTGGATATCGTTAAACAGAAATATCTTGAAAGAAATACGATAGAACAACAAGTTCAGGAAGGAGGAGACTTGCATGATTGA
- a CDS encoding ABC transporter ATP-binding protein gives MLEIKKLSKRIGKTLILERIDLTVQAGRSLAIVGESGSGKSTLAKLIMALERPTSGQILLDGIPAPTNKTSDFRSWYRQIQFVFQNTTASLDPRMTISQSIEEPLCHFTKLNKSERKELVIEYATKVGLPLTLLNAAPSHLSGGQYQRACIAKALIVKPKVLVCDEIVSNLDMIHQHTIIELLQQLKAEQQLSLIFITHDLSLVANLCEDILVMKDGRMVEIFDSDFIQTGSHHPYTESLLHAVEILRRNWIAL, from the coding sequence ATGTTAGAAATAAAAAAACTATCGAAAAGGATTGGAAAAACACTTATTCTTGAACGTATTGATCTGACAGTACAGGCAGGTCGTTCATTGGCGATTGTTGGTGAGAGCGGAAGTGGAAAGTCAACGCTTGCGAAGCTCATTATGGCGTTGGAGCGTCCGACCTCTGGTCAAATTCTTCTTGACGGCATCCCTGCACCTACGAACAAGACATCTGATTTCAGAAGCTGGTATAGACAAATTCAATTCGTATTTCAGAACACAACGGCTTCGCTTGATCCACGTATGACCATTTCACAAAGCATAGAGGAGCCATTATGTCATTTCACGAAGCTGAACAAAAGCGAGAGAAAAGAACTTGTGATAGAATATGCCACGAAAGTGGGGTTACCTCTAACGTTATTGAACGCGGCGCCTAGTCATTTGAGTGGAGGGCAGTATCAACGTGCCTGTATTGCAAAAGCACTGATCGTAAAGCCTAAGGTGCTTGTATGCGATGAGATCGTCTCTAATCTGGATATGATTCATCAGCATACAATCATTGAGTTACTACAGCAGCTTAAAGCCGAGCAGCAGCTATCTCTTATATTCATTACGCATGATCTTTCGCTCGTGGCTAACTTATGCGAGGATATCCTGGTGATGAAAGATGGCAGAATGGTTGAGATTTTCGATTCGGATTTCATACAAACCGGCAGCCATCATCCATACACAGAATCGCTATTGCATGCGGTTGAAATTCTTAGAAGGAACTGGATAGCGCTTTAA
- a CDS encoding ABC transporter ATP-binding protein, with product MTIIAEVKELTIRSSDNQDLVLNSNFSLHAGKTLCLIGESGSGKTLTIKAMLGMLPNQMKMSGELLFKGHNTAHFSPREWQRVRGSQIGVIPQHPEQALHPAIPIGRQLGDVLRSHISVSKLEAERKVRRMLEKVSLKTVDKLMKQYPFELSGGMNQRVMIAMALLLEPELLIADEPTSALDVTTQADILSLLRDLTAESGMSSLFVTHDLLIAGYMADTIAVMYRGEIIEQDSTMAVVQYPKHAYTKELWQCRSPFMLS from the coding sequence ATGACCATTATAGCCGAAGTGAAGGAGTTAACGATTAGGAGTAGCGACAATCAAGATCTAGTACTGAATAGTAATTTCTCCTTACATGCCGGAAAGACACTTTGTTTGATTGGCGAAAGTGGCAGCGGCAAAACATTGACGATTAAAGCTATGCTAGGCATGCTTCCTAATCAAATGAAAATGTCGGGAGAGCTTCTTTTTAAAGGACATAATACGGCTCATTTCAGTCCGCGTGAGTGGCAAAGGGTGCGTGGTAGTCAGATCGGTGTAATACCTCAGCATCCTGAACAAGCTCTTCACCCAGCCATACCGATCGGACGACAGCTAGGTGACGTACTTCGGAGTCATATCTCGGTTAGTAAACTGGAAGCGGAGCGCAAAGTAAGAAGGATGCTGGAAAAGGTCTCTCTTAAAACGGTAGATAAGTTGATGAAGCAGTATCCCTTCGAATTGAGCGGAGGTATGAATCAGCGAGTTATGATCGCAATGGCACTCTTGCTGGAACCTGAATTACTGATTGCAGATGAACCTACAAGCGCACTAGATGTAACTACGCAAGCTGATATTCTATCCCTGCTGCGGGATTTAACGGCGGAGAGCGGTATGAGCTCGTTATTTGTTACACATGATTTACTTATAGCAGGTTACATGGCAGATACCATTGCAGTCATGTATCGAGGTGAAATCATCGAACAAGACAGCACAATGGCTGTGGTACAGTATCCGAAGCATGCCTATACGAAGGAGCTATGGCAATGTCGCTCCCCATTTATGCTTTCTTAA
- a CDS encoding ABC transporter permease: MKTNKMVSAALLFIIVLILAGIFAPWLQPYDPFQPDYDAKLLKPHFHHIFGTDYLGRDIFSRILSGIKQSIFPAFVVLGIVMIISLALGTLSGYYGSRLDMLIMSITDIFVAVPNILLTIVIIGFLGFGMENVYLAILLSWWAKYVRIIRGLVHDVKKEPYILSSRVSGSFGLNTIVRHIVPNIIPQVLTLVILDVSKVILTLSGLSFLGIGAQPPSPEWGVMLLDGKNYLQIAPWMGFFPGFMIFVTACAFQLCGEKLRSRYKLK, translated from the coding sequence ATGAAGACAAATAAAATGGTATCGGCCGCGTTGCTTTTTATTATTGTATTAATACTAGCGGGTATTTTTGCACCGTGGCTACAGCCATATGATCCTTTTCAACCGGACTATGATGCCAAGTTGCTAAAGCCTCATTTTCATCACATTTTTGGAACGGATTATTTAGGACGAGATATTTTCAGCAGGATACTGTCCGGAATTAAACAATCCATTTTTCCTGCATTTGTCGTTTTGGGTATAGTTATGATTATAAGTTTGGCCCTTGGCACGCTTAGCGGTTATTATGGTAGCCGCCTCGACATGCTGATTATGAGTATAACGGATATTTTTGTTGCGGTACCCAATATTCTACTTACTATTGTGATTATTGGATTTTTGGGGTTCGGTATGGAAAACGTCTATTTAGCGATTCTGTTATCATGGTGGGCTAAATATGTCCGTATTATACGAGGTCTTGTGCACGATGTGAAGAAAGAGCCATATATTCTCTCAAGTCGAGTAAGCGGTTCTTTTGGTTTGAATACGATTGTCCGTCATATTGTCCCCAATATTATTCCACAGGTATTAACGCTTGTGATTCTAGATGTGAGTAAGGTCATTCTGACATTATCAGGCTTATCCTTTCTTGGAATCGGTGCGCAACCTCCTTCGCCAGAGTGGGGAGTTATGCTGCTAGATGGGAAAAATTATTTGCAAATTGCCCCATGGATGGGGTTCTTTCCAGGATTCATGATTTTTGTTACAGCATGCGCATTTCAGCTATGCGGAGAGAAATTACGAAGCCGATATAAGCTAAAATAG
- a CDS encoding ABC transporter permease, with protein sequence MLRYISSRLGMLILTLFVLTVFVFILMHLAPGDPAALLLQGLGAVPDANQIAIMQHKWGLDRSLVVQYMSWILELVQGNLGYSFISNAPVTEEIFSRLGPTLLLMISSFLVTFVLSVPLGVMSALHEKSLFDRITYTVTVLGLSIPMYWLAIIFMFCFGVFWPLFPIIGSGSVRHYVLPVATISIVESMYFIRMIRSFTLEYKQASYIEAATARGLKGWIFYPSYLFRAMLIPVITIVGTSFPSFFGAAIIIENVFSFPGIGKYMLDMIYSRDFPVIQGCGLLLAATIFILNFITDLCYYLADPRIQMEKQRWEN encoded by the coding sequence ATGCTGAGATATATTTCTAGTCGCTTAGGTATGCTTATCCTAACGCTTTTCGTGTTAACGGTGTTTGTGTTTATACTTATGCATTTGGCTCCCGGGGACCCAGCAGCGCTGTTGCTGCAGGGACTTGGAGCTGTTCCTGATGCCAATCAGATTGCAATCATGCAACATAAATGGGGACTCGATCGATCGCTTGTCGTTCAATATATGTCGTGGATACTTGAGTTAGTTCAAGGTAATTTGGGTTATTCTTTTATTTCAAATGCACCTGTAACAGAAGAGATCTTCTCAAGATTGGGGCCTACCCTTCTTCTTATGATTAGTTCTTTTTTGGTAACCTTTGTTCTGTCTGTTCCGCTCGGCGTGATGAGTGCACTTCACGAGAAGAGCTTGTTCGATCGAATAACGTACACCGTTACGGTGTTAGGATTGTCGATTCCAATGTATTGGCTGGCTATTATTTTTATGTTTTGTTTTGGTGTGTTCTGGCCATTATTTCCGATTATCGGAAGCGGATCGGTACGCCACTATGTTCTTCCTGTAGCGACCATTAGCATCGTGGAAAGCATGTATTTTATCCGAATGATTCGATCCTTTACGCTTGAATACAAACAAGCCTCCTATATCGAAGCGGCAACGGCTCGCGGTTTGAAAGGGTGGATCTTTTATCCTTCTTACTTATTTCGAGCGATGCTCATTCCGGTAATAACGATTGTCGGAACGAGTTTCCCTAGTTTTTTTGGTGCAGCTATTATTATCGAGAATGTATTCAGCTTCCCTGGTATCGGTAAATATATGCTAGATATGATCTATAGCCGCGACTTCCCCGTTATACAAGGGTGTGGCTTATTGCTAGCGGCTACGATCTTCATTTTAAATTTTATAACAGATCTTTGCTATTATTTAGCAGACCCTCGCATCCAGATGGAGAAACAGAGGTGGGAGAATTGA
- a CDS encoding ABC transporter substrate-binding protein, with protein MFRRFSIIMMVSFCIIVVGLTGCTPNSTPVATGKEEAIKRVTVAITQDLKGDKIDATTYNGARAVQTAIYDALVEFGEGGKIEPSLAESWEVAKDGKTYTFHLRKGVLFSDGTAFNSAAVKFSLERTAVNEEMASLEIVRKLEKIETPDEYTVVLTFKEMASQTLLELSQARPFRIMSPNAVVPNGAIGGEFTEPIGTGPWKLDSYKEGSDTVLVANEHYWKESVANYSLVFKVITDPQARVLALQNGEIDMAGGEVGNVPYENIALFENNDKYIIETNASTMSYFIVINQRNEFLADKNIRQAINYGTDTSKMMSGKGAEVLGLFQSTVAFVTPDNQPFYDYNVDKAKQLIEASGYQLNASSKLYEKDGQVIKFRLVIQTEEYPEWKEMAEIFQDQMKDIGVKVDILNQERAAYYDALWTNKQYDLLLYRTYTDAQLPYRFLSSLFYNTVDTPAVAYQDDMLTAELDQIANTISQSEQQAIFDRVFDRIHEEAMTVPIFYTKQTFIHNSKISDFTFGNIEDNPVKWHQLHIEDK; from the coding sequence ATGTTTAGGAGATTTAGTATCATTATGATGGTTAGTTTTTGTATTATAGTTGTTGGATTAACTGGCTGTACGCCTAACTCTACCCCCGTAGCAACTGGAAAAGAAGAGGCGATAAAGCGAGTTACGGTTGCGATTACGCAAGATCTAAAGGGGGATAAAATCGATGCCACAACATATAATGGTGCTCGAGCAGTCCAAACAGCCATTTATGATGCTTTAGTCGAATTTGGAGAGGGCGGTAAAATAGAGCCTAGTCTTGCGGAATCATGGGAGGTTGCTAAAGATGGGAAGACATATACCTTTCATTTAAGAAAGGGCGTGTTATTCTCAGATGGAACGGCATTCAACTCTGCGGCTGTAAAGTTCTCATTGGAGCGTACTGCAGTTAACGAGGAGATGGCTTCATTAGAAATCGTCCGAAAGTTGGAAAAGATTGAAACGCCAGATGAGTATACCGTTGTACTAACATTCAAAGAAATGGCATCTCAGACCTTGCTAGAGCTTAGCCAAGCTCGTCCGTTTCGAATCATGAGTCCAAATGCAGTTGTTCCCAATGGAGCAATAGGGGGCGAATTCACGGAGCCAATCGGTACAGGCCCATGGAAGCTCGATAGCTACAAGGAAGGCTCGGATACGGTATTAGTGGCGAATGAGCATTATTGGAAAGAATCGGTGGCGAACTACTCTCTTGTATTCAAAGTGATTACCGATCCCCAAGCTCGCGTATTAGCGCTTCAGAATGGAGAGATCGATATGGCTGGCGGTGAGGTAGGTAATGTTCCTTATGAGAATATCGCATTATTCGAGAATAACGATAAATACATAATTGAGACGAATGCCAGTACGATGTCCTATTTCATAGTGATTAACCAGAGAAATGAGTTTCTAGCTGATAAGAATATACGACAGGCGATAAACTATGGAACAGATACGAGCAAAATGATGAGCGGAAAAGGTGCCGAAGTATTGGGTTTATTCCAAAGCACCGTCGCTTTTGTTACACCCGACAACCAGCCCTTCTATGATTATAACGTAGATAAAGCGAAGCAATTAATAGAAGCCTCAGGCTATCAATTGAACGCAAGTAGTAAGTTATACGAAAAAGATGGCCAGGTAATCAAGTTCAGACTTGTCATTCAAACAGAAGAATACCCTGAGTGGAAGGAGATGGCCGAAATCTTTCAAGATCAGATGAAGGATATCGGAGTGAAGGTAGATATTCTAAATCAGGAGAGAGCAGCTTATTACGATGCGCTTTGGACGAACAAACAATATGATCTTCTGTTGTATCGCACTTACACGGATGCGCAACTACCCTATCGTTTCTTGAGTTCCTTGTTCTATAACACGGTCGATACGCCAGCGGTTGCTTATCAGGATGATATGTTAACCGCTGAATTGGACCAGATTGCAAATACCATTTCACAATCGGAGCAGCAGGCTATATTTGATCGTGTATTTGATCGCATTCACGAAGAAGCCATGACGGTACCGATTTTTTACACGAAGCAAACCTTTATTCATAACAGTAAGATCTCTGATTTTACCTTTGGTAATATTGAAGACAACCCCGTGAAATGGCATCAGCTGCACATTGAGGACAAGTAA
- a CDS encoding class I SAM-dependent methyltransferase has translation MTVNKEQQKEHQAYWDKGADIYDGIIENEITNESYDKWEAIISKQLKDKKELKVLDVGTGPCFFGILLSRMGHHVTAIDSSPEMIQKAHKNAEKYDCTISIIQTDILEFTPLQTFDLIISRNVTWFLPNPVAVYQKWHEWLNEGGETIIFDGNWNLFLTDPKEAALFNIAQKEAIAAGYVPYRTEEEIAEGDQIALTLPLSYVKRPAWDVDMLTYIGFQSVTVLQGFDSAVHSETAQILNQHRPMFAIIAAK, from the coding sequence ATGACTGTTAACAAAGAGCAGCAAAAGGAACATCAAGCCTATTGGGATAAAGGTGCCGATATTTATGATGGGATTATAGAAAATGAAATTACGAATGAGTCTTATGATAAATGGGAAGCGATAATAAGTAAGCAGCTAAAGGATAAGAAAGAACTAAAGGTACTCGACGTCGGAACTGGCCCTTGCTTCTTCGGTATTCTGTTATCTCGTATGGGGCACCATGTAACAGCTATTGATTCCTCTCCTGAAATGATTCAGAAAGCTCATAAGAACGCCGAAAAATACGACTGCACGATCAGCATTATTCAAACAGATATTTTAGAATTCACTCCACTGCAGACATTTGATCTGATCATATCCCGCAATGTCACTTGGTTTCTACCGAATCCTGTAGCCGTTTATCAGAAGTGGCATGAATGGCTAAATGAAGGTGGAGAAACAATTATATTCGACGGTAATTGGAACTTGTTCTTAACTGACCCGAAGGAAGCAGCACTTTTCAACATTGCTCAGAAAGAGGCTATTGCAGCAGGTTATGTCCCTTATCGAACGGAGGAGGAAATCGCAGAAGGTGATCAAATCGCCTTAACGTTGCCACTAAGTTATGTGAAACGGCCAGCCTGGGATGTCGATATGCTGACCTATATTGGATTTCAATCTGTTACTGTATTGCAGGGCTTTGACTCAGCGGTTCACAGTGAAACCGCGCAGATTCTGAATCAGCATCGTCCAATGTTCGCCATTATCGCAGCTAAATAG